CGAGCTCCAGCCGCGCTGTGCCATATTCCAGCGCATAATCGTGGCCGATGGTCGGCACGGGCAACTTGCCCGGCTTGCGCAGCAGGATGAAGCCAAGGCCCAGGCGAGCCGCCATGGCCGCCCCGAACAGGAAGCCGCGCGCCTCGATCCCGGCGATGGCGGAGGGGCCAAGCGCCTCGGCACGCTCGCACAGGTGATCGATGGTGGCGGCAAGGCCCGGGCCGTGCGCCAGCAGTGTGGAGATGTCGCGGAACTGAATCCCGGTTTTCGGGAAATCGGGAACGGTGCGGATGAGCGCGCGGATGTCCTCCAGGGTCATCCGGCGCGCCTCATCGAAAGTCCGCTCAGTCCTTGCGCCCAGTGCGCTTTTGGGCAGGCTTTGCGTCGGCCCAGACCTGCTTCTTGGCCATGAAGGCCAGGATCGTGAAGAAGATCAGGAAGCCGAGCACCGGCACGCCGGTCTGCTTGCGCTTGATCATGGTCGGCTCGCCCGCCCAGGTCAGGAATGCGGCAACGTCCTTCGACATCTGCGAGATGGTCGCATCCGTACCGTCTTCATAGGTCACCTGTCCGGCGGCCGTGATCGGGGGCGCCATGCCGATCACCAGCGAGGGGTAATAGGCGTTGAAATAGCCACCGGGCGGCAGTTCGAAGTCCGGCGCGGCTTCGCTGAACTTCTTGCCGTTCACGGCGAAGGTGGCGGGATCGCGGTAGCCCGTCAGCAGAGAATAGACATAGGCAGAGCCGTGATGGCGCGCCTTGGTGATCAGCGAGAGGTCGGGCGGGATCTTGCCGCCATTGGCCGCCGCTGCCGCCACATCATTGGGATAGGGCGAGGGGAAGTAATCGGTAGGCGTGCCTTCGCGCATGGTGGCTTCGCCGGTGGCCGGATCGATGCCGGGCACCTGCCACTGTGCGGCAAGCGCCTTCACCTGGCCTTCGTCATAGCCCAGCTCGCTGAGGTTACGGAAGGCGACGTGGCGCAGGCCGTGACAGGCGGAGCAAACTTCGCGGTACACCTGGTAGCCGCGCTGCAGCTGCTGCTTGTCATAAGTGCCCAGCACGCCTTCGAAGCTGAAACCGCCTTCGGGCCCGTGGGCCGGAAGCTGAAATTCATACTCGACGGGCTTTTCCACGTCTTCGGTCGCGGCAGTATAGGCGCCGGTGACAAAGGCGATGCCGACAACCAGCGAGAAGCCGAGGCCGATCAGGATAGCGATGATGCGGATCATGTCGTGTGCGTTCCTTGAAACCGTTTCGCTCAGGTGGCCGGCGAGGTGTTTTCGCCCAGCACCGCCTTCTTGTCCGATCCCAGCACCGCTTCCGTGATGGAATAGGGCAGCGGCTCGGGCCGCTCGATCGAGGAGACGATCGGCAGGATGACCAGGAAGTGCAGGAAGTAATATGCCGTCGCGATCTGGCTCAGCATCACATAGGGCTCTTCAGCCGGGGCGCCGCCGCAGATGAACAGCACGACCATGGCGGGGATAAGGCCGAACCAGAAGAACTTGCGGAACAGCGGGCGGTAATGGCCGCTGCGCACCGGGCTGCGATCCAGCCAGGGCAGGAAGAACCACAGCAAGATGGAGCTGAACATGGCCAGCACGCCCCACAGCTTCGCCGACAGGATGAAGTCCACGGTGAAGGCACGCAGGATGGCGTAGAAGGGCCAGAAGTACCATTCGGGCACGATGTGCGCCGGCGTCGCCATCGGGTTGGCCGGGATGTAATTGTCCGGGTGGCCCAGGAAGTTCGGCAGGAAGAACACGAAGGTGCAGTAAAGGATCAGGAAGATGCCCAGGCCGAAACCATCCTTCGCCGTGTAATACGGGTGGAACGGCACGGTGTCGCTTTCGGACTTGATCTCGATACCCGTCGGGTTGCTGGAGCCCGGGATATGCAGCGCCCAGATGTGCAGGATCACCACGCCGGCCGTCACGAAAGGCAGCAGGAAGTGCAGGCTGAAGAAGCGGTTCAGCGCGGCATTGTCAGGCGCATAGCCGCCCAGCAGCCAGACCTGCAGCGGCTCGCCGATCAGCGGGATAGCGGAAAACAGGCCGGTGATGACCTTGGCGCCCCAGAAGCTCATCTGGCCCCACGGCAGCACGTAACCCATGAAGGCGGTGGCCATCAGCAGCAGGAAGATGACCACACCCAGCAGCCAGATCATCTCGCGCGGGGCCTTGTAGCTGGAATAGAACAGGCCGCGGAAGATGTGCATGTAGATCACGACGAAGAAGAAGCTGGCGCCGTTGGCGTGCGCATAGCGCATCATCCAGCCCCAGTTGACGTCGCGCATGATGTGTTCGGTGGTGTCGAAGGCGACCAGCGCATTGGGCGCATAGTGCATCGCCAGGATGACACCCGTCACGATTTGCAGGACCAGGCAGAAACCGGCCAGCACGCCGAAGTTCCACATGTAATTCAGGTTGCGCGGAACCGGGTAGCCAGCGCCCACGGCATTGTAGACGAAGCGCGGCAGAGGCAGCTTTTCGTCCAGCCAGCGCATCACCGGCATCTTGGGTTCGTATTGCTTGGCCCAGGGGAAGCTCATGGTCTCTTACTCTCGCCTCAGCCGATCACGATGGTGGTGTCGGTGGTGAAGGTGTAATCCGGCACGACCAGGTTGGTCGGCGCCGGGCCTTTGCGGATACGGCCCGCCGTATCGTAATGCGAACCGTGGCAGGGGCAGAAATACCCGCCGTATTCGCCCTTGTTCTCGCCTTCGGCAGCGCCCAGCGGCACGCAGCCGAGGTGGGTGCACACGCCCATGGTGACGAGCACGTTCTCATGCCCTTCCAGCGTCCGGTCGGCCAGCGTCTCCGGCTCGCGCAGGTCGCCCAGCGACACCGCATCGGCTTCTGCGATCTCCGCTTCGGTCAGCATGCGGACGAAAACCGGCTGCTTGCGGAACACGGCCTTCACGGCCTGCCCCGGCTGGATGGCGGAAATGTCCAGTTCCGTGGTCGACTCGGCAAGCACGTCCTTGGACGGGGCCATCTGCGAGACCAGCGGGTAAACCACTGCCAGCGCGCCAACGCCGCCAGCGGAGACCGCCGCGATATTGATGAAATCGCGCCGGCGGACGCCGTCTTCGCCTACCGTTTCGGCAGCCACATCGGTGGTGTTGACGGTGGTGTCGGTGCTCGTTGCCATAACCCTGCCTTGGCTGCCGGGAGGCCCGTGCCCGCATGGGCGGCTTACCCGGATCGAAGTGACCTGTCAGAACGCGCCTACCGGCCTGCCGGAAGGCGTCTTGGCGCGGCCAATAGCCGCTCGTGCCACCGATGCCAACAGGCAATTGGGCGCTTTGATGACAGTGTTTGCGGATGCCAGCCGTGCGCGCAGCCGATGGTCGGCTCAGTC
This genomic interval from Paraurantiacibacter namhicola contains the following:
- a CDS encoding adenine phosphoribosyltransferase, with translation MTLEDIRALIRTVPDFPKTGIQFRDISTLLAHGPGLAATIDHLCERAEALGPSAIAGIEARGFLFGAAMAARLGLGFILLRKPGKLPVPTIGHDYALEYGTARLELDPTLVDDGRDVLIVDDLLATGGTALAGAHLLRQAGARVDHAMFVVDLPDLGGARALEGADIRPQSLVAFDGD
- a CDS encoding cytochrome c1, producing the protein MIRIIAILIGLGFSLVVGIAFVTGAYTAATEDVEKPVEYEFQLPAHGPEGGFSFEGVLGTYDKQQLQRGYQVYREVCSACHGLRHVAFRNLSELGYDEGQVKALAAQWQVPGIDPATGEATMREGTPTDYFPSPYPNDVAAAAANGGKIPPDLSLITKARHHGSAYVYSLLTGYRDPATFAVNGKKFSEAAPDFELPPGGYFNAYYPSLVIGMAPPITAAGQVTYEDGTDATISQMSKDVAAFLTWAGEPTMIKRKQTGVPVLGFLIFFTILAFMAKKQVWADAKPAQKRTGRKD
- a CDS encoding cytochrome b, which produces MSFPWAKQYEPKMPVMRWLDEKLPLPRFVYNAVGAGYPVPRNLNYMWNFGVLAGFCLVLQIVTGVILAMHYAPNALVAFDTTEHIMRDVNWGWMMRYAHANGASFFFVVIYMHIFRGLFYSSYKAPREMIWLLGVVIFLLLMATAFMGYVLPWGQMSFWGAKVITGLFSAIPLIGEPLQVWLLGGYAPDNAALNRFFSLHFLLPFVTAGVVILHIWALHIPGSSNPTGIEIKSESDTVPFHPYYTAKDGFGLGIFLILYCTFVFFLPNFLGHPDNYIPANPMATPAHIVPEWYFWPFYAILRAFTVDFILSAKLWGVLAMFSSILLWFFLPWLDRSPVRSGHYRPLFRKFFWFGLIPAMVVLFICGGAPAEEPYVMLSQIATAYYFLHFLVILPIVSSIERPEPLPYSITEAVLGSDKKAVLGENTSPAT
- the petA gene encoding ubiquinol-cytochrome c reductase iron-sulfur subunit, whose translation is MATSTDTTVNTTDVAAETVGEDGVRRRDFINIAAVSAGGVGALAVVYPLVSQMAPSKDVLAESTTELDISAIQPGQAVKAVFRKQPVFVRMLTEAEIAEADAVSLGDLREPETLADRTLEGHENVLVTMGVCTHLGCVPLGAAEGENKGEYGGYFCPCHGSHYDTAGRIRKGPAPTNLVVPDYTFTTDTTIVIG